CAGCCACCAGGCCCAACACTCAGAGCCATCCATGCCTAGTTCATGTCTACTCCCCAAGTCAGCCTGCATTTTTACCGCTGCATCCAGGTCCCTCTGGCTGTACTGCAGCACATCCACAATTGGCCCAGCAGGCAGGAGACCTCCAGGCTCAAGGATACAAGGGGGTAGGCCTGACACCTGCAGGGGTAAAAACACAGGTCCTCAAAACCACACAGATCTCTTTAGACCACAAAAAGATTGCTCCAAAGACACTGAAGTGCTTACAGGAACATCCAGAGCACCCAAGAAATCAAACTCTACAAGCTTGGCTTCCAGAGGGTTTCCTGAGGCaggtttctctttctctgcatccTGTGGGCTGAGAAAAAGACAGGCAGCCAGGTAATCTTATGCCCTGAGTATCAAGCGGGGTGAAAGGGGCAGAAGTGTTCAGTCTTAAGGTCTATGCTTGAGtgtttgttttattgagacaaggtcttgttatgtagcccaggctggccttgaactcatgatcctcttgcctcaggcctcttgagtgctgggattacaagtggcttgtgtttggtttttacttttttggacctcataattttattttcttcataagaaaataaaagatggagCTTAAAACTGGATCACTTGGTCCTTTCTCCTATCTCCTCCCAGTTCAAATGTTTACATCTCTTAAAAGCCAGCATTCTCTTAGATGTGCAGTTGGGCTCAACACACTCAAACCTCAGCactattttctttgtagttttagctgtttttcagaaaaTTAGCTTGGTCTGTCCACCACAGCCACTCTGCTTCATGTAATAACGCCGTTTTCCCTGGGCATACAGAGAATCCCTGCCCTTCTTGTCCTGTGTCACTTTGTGAGGTTGCTGCTTGCCACACTTCTTACAGCAAGTCCAGCAAGTTTTAGGAATATCAACCTCTTTGACCCCACCACTTCAATTCCTTGACCCAGAACCAGGTTCCTTTAGGGTCACTCCTGTCAATATTGGGTTTCTTTGGTACACTGGGGCCATGCAAGGGCCTGGTCCTATCCTGGGAAAGTAACACCGAAGTGGGGGCAAGGATTAAGCTGGATGTGACTGCAACCCAAGTCCTACCATGATGACTGGTTTTTACTTTAAAACTAATAAAGGCTGGGCGTAGAAAATGAGAAACTATACCTGGAAAGCAAGAAACCTCCAATggctccagccccttcctctcttgcCAACCCATTGCCTGTAGCCACTGCCATTCCTGTGATGCTTCACTGCCCATGGCAGACTGTGGCAGACACCTTGTGAGGTCCTCATGAATTCTTAGTTGGGGATAGCAAACCTTTCCCTTCCCTGGCTTCAGGGGTTTCATGTCATGCTTGGCAAGTGATTCTCCTTGACATTGTACCCATTTCCTTTCAAGCAGGGTCAACTTTGGGTTTCCCACAAATGTCAAATAGTAAATGTCCTCAGGTTTGAAGGCCACATGGCCTCTATGCTACTATTCAGTTCTGCCTTTGTAGTATAAATCACCACAGATGATTTGTAAAGAAACGGACACAGCAGCTGTGGACCTAGAATTTTACTTATAAAAACAGGCCactgctgggagccagtggctcatgcctgtaatcctagctaccgaggaggcagagatcaggaggattgtggttcaaagccagccccacgtaaatagttcaggagaccttatcttgaaaaatcctatcacaaaaaaaagaagaagaaaatgcagggctggtgaagtggctcaagtggtcaggGTGCCTGtgagcaagtgtaagaccctgagttcaaacttcagtgccacaaaaaaaaaaaaaaaacaagccaaaaaactccacaaacaaaaaaaaaaccccaaacctagGTCATTGTCCAAATCTGGTCCATGGTCATAGTTTGCTGACTGCTATTCCACATTTAGAGCTTTTGCCCGTGTAGGGTGTCATGCATGACAAGCATGACAGGGCCTCTCACTAGAGGGTCAGTTGTCTGCTATACAAAGCTGGCTCCAGGCTTGCTTTGTCCTACTCACTTATCTTCTAGTGGAGACTAGCTGCCCTTTTCTAGATGTCCCTAGTAACAGCCACCCACCCCCCTCTCTGGCCTAAGCTAACAGCTTTATGGAGGAGGGGAACATACCTCCTGTTTGTTTCTGGGACCATGGGCACTGGCCGCAGAGGGCTCTCTTTCAGAAGGGGGTCGAATTTCAGGTATAAGGACTGTTTCCTCCAGGCCGACTCCTTAaactggggaaagagggagaaagtggGGTGTGGGGCGGGGAAGGGACGAGGCAAGTCAGCAGGATTCACTGTCTCAATAGACAGTAGGCAGCCCTGGGAGCAGGGATGATCTCTCTGGGCAAAGGGCCCCGGGAAGGCCACAATACACCCCACTACTGCCATACCACGGCAGCATGGCATGTCCAGGATGGTCTCCAGAATGGACACCTAGGTCAGGACGCTATTAGGACCACAGAATGCACTGAGACAAGAAGTTGCAGAAAAGACACACTGCAGACTCAGACACAACCAGTCATAATTCAAGTGCTTTAAGAAGTTCCAAGTTGTTAAGCACAAGGGTCTTTAGGGGTCACAGTGGTCTGGGCTGTTTTTGGGATATATACTTCAGCTAAGGCTGTACTGGATACCTACCGAGGATGTTCCGAACTGCTCCAGATAATCCACCTCAGCACAGGTGCCTAGAACTGAAAGAGTATGAGTCACAGCTGTTGTCACCTCTTCCACACTCAAGGCCCTGGCGGCTGCATGTGTTTTCCAAAGTACTCAACAGGGTGGTACCATAATAATTCTTTGAAATAAATGCAGGGAGTGTTCCCAGCTTCCAGACTAGCAGCTTCTCCCAGCATGGAGAGAGCCTGGGTCTAGCTCCAGGCTGCACACATGCAGCTCTTCCTTCATAAACATACATCacaaatgtttcttaaaaaaatatttcctgggcTGGAGAAGGGGCTCAACTAGTTGAcaacatgcctagcaagcatgaggccccgagttcaaatcccaacactacaaaaataagtaaataagtaaataagtaaataaataaataaataaataaataaataaaaaccatattCAAGCTTGACAATCTGAGGATATGGAATCCATGGACATGGAGCACCAACTGTATTTTCTAATCATGTATCTGGTAAAGAGACCTGTCCAATTCAGCTACTAAAAAGATAACCCAGCTTAAAAATGTGCAAAGGATATTTGCTTAAAGATATCCAAATGGCTAATGAGCCTGTGAAAGGATGCTGAAAAGATGTTCATGAGCTGAGCGGGCTGTAGCAGCACACACCTGAACTCCTAGCACtcagaggattgcaagttcaaggtcaacctgggttaCACACGGAGACATTGCTTCAAAAATATAGTAAGACAGCCAGgcacctagctactcagaaggcagagatcaagaggatcatggtttgaggccagccccccTCAACcaaagaaagaccctatcttgaaaacagtcaacacaaaaaagggctggcagagtggcttaagtggtagagcacctgcctagcaagcatgaagcactgaattcaaaccccagtactgcccaaaaaatggcaaaaaaccccatacagacaaaacaaaaaagatgcttATTAGCTGTCAGGGaagtgtaaatcaaaaccacaatgggaCACTCCTTCACACCTACTAGGATGGCGGATCACCAAAAACAGGTAATAAATAACAAGTGCTGGCTCAGATGTGGTGGAATGGTCTTCCTGCACTGCTAGTAGGAGTGTAAAATGGTGAAGTCACTGTGGAAAACTCCTGGCAACAAATCAAAAGTGTAGTTACCAGTACCCAACAATTCCACTTATAAGTATGGAATACTTTTGTATGATAACACATCACACAAAAACTTGCATGTACATGTTCAAGCAGTATCACCCAAGTGCCCATCAGTGAACGAATGGAAGATGCTACACTCGTGCCAGACCCAGATACAAAAGGGTGTGTCATGGACCAACTCCAAAGGTCCCATGTCGGGGTGACAGGCTTACCCTGGCTGAGCATATCCATGTGGCAAAGACGTGAGATTATCCTGCCAGAGATAGAATCTATACTCTACTTCCACAGTCTTCTTGAAGACTGAAGTCTTCCCAAGTCACTTTACCTCTTTTAATTCAGTCCTAAATCCTCACTGAACACACTTTAACAGCATTTCTCTAATAGCCACTGGGTAAACTCAGTTATTAATTACGCTTGTGTCTTGTATGTGCATTGCCTTGTACAatcttctgcttatttttctaagtgagtctatatttttccatttctttaaagtATCAGCCCTGTtctactaaaatatttttcttttgatagttCTCAAGTTTGTATAAAAGTCATTTATAGTCATGGAGAATAGCCTACAATGATTGCCTGCAAATGACAGCTGAACTGAGCAACACCAAGTGCCTATGGGACCATTCAAGCAAACTGAGCAACACCTTGAGGCCACATACCCTCAGCTGGGTCTCTGAAGCTCTCCTCCTTCAGATCCAAGGCAGGCTCTGGACCCTGCTGAGCAGGCACAGGCACCAGATCAGCAGGAGGGGCAGTCAGCACACTGTCCGGACAGCTTGTGGTAGATGAAATGCCTGAGAAATTCAAGGTTCCCTCCTAGAGGGAAGGTCAGTGTCACCTCATGCAGTGGAGGACTCTTGGGTGGGGCTCTGCCTCATCCACCTCCTCAACCTCCTCAAAATAAACCCAAAGGGGAAGTGgctctgggggaggggagaggtatTGGTGTATCCCACCCTGTCATCAGAATATTGCTGATGGCCTCTTCTGCCTTCATACTTTCCTACACAATACGCAACAGTGGTGAAAGCAAAGAGCTgcacttgtgcacacacacacacacaactgtacCTTGTCTTCTGCTCCTGGTGTCTTGGCTGCCATCTGCATGACAGGTGTATCATCTGCTGGGGCTAAACACAGCTGCCTGGAGAGATCATCAGAGACTCATGATCTGGAGAGATCATCAGAGGCCTGTCTGCCACCCATGGCTcctgctctagcactgagctgcCACCTACTTCCCTTCTGCACTGGTTCACTGGAGAAGGTGCTTACTGAAAGGTACATAGTGACTTGAGTAAGTTATCCTAGTGGAACAGGCTCTGTTTGGCTGTTGGAATGACAGCACCCACCTCTAACTGCCTCCTGGAGGGGACATGCTTGGTACATTGCCTTGCTATGGTTGCCAGCTGCAGTGTCTTTACCTGAGTggtagcctatgcttatttttttcagtcaggatctcattatgtagtctaCGTTAGTGCTGAATTTGTGATTCTCATTTTAGCCTCTGgagtggtgggattataggtgtgtgccaccatgccaggctgttTTATTCCTCTTTAAGCTGTACACATGTTGTTGTACCATGGCTAAGGCAACTCCAGAGCACCTTCCATGGTCTTACATGGGGACCCAGCAGCTGTGCCTCTCACCGAAGATCTACCTGAGCCCCATTCGCCCTTCCCAGGGAAGGAGAATCTAAGCTGGCCACGAAGGAGTAAGAGGCATTTCCAGACCCAGGCCCTGGATCACACACGTGGAGGAGCTGAGCTGCCCCTCACATGGTCATGCTCCCCTTCCACACTTACTGGTTTGGAGGGAAGTTCTCAGTGGCCACAGGCCCAGCACTCAGCTGCTCAGATGCAGGATGTGCAAATCCAATCTTGGGGCTTTCTGGGGGTTGGGCCTCTTTGTCATCAGACTTGGAGTCACCTCCAAAGGGAGTAGAGTTTGGGTCATCCAGTTTGTCCCAGTCAAGGTGGTAAGAGCCCTGGGAAGCAGGCTGGAGGTACTTATCTTCCCTTCTGGTCCCATCTCTGTCTTCTTCCTCCTTGGGGACCTGCTCCTGCCTTGCCTCTGATCTCCTCAGGGGAGGATGAGCACCAGCTCTCTTTGCCAGTCTCCTTGGTGGATGCACCCTTTTGCTGGTCGTGTCATTCGAGAAGTCAAATTCTAGCCTTATGAAGTCACACCTTGAAGAAACAGCCATTTGGTCAGAGGCTTCTTCTTCCTGAGGACTTGGGTTCACAATTCCACCAGCCTGCAGAGGGCTGGCTGGGGTTGAGTTCTCAGAACCAGATAAGCAGACTTGGGAAGGGGGCTGGGCACTGGCTGTTGGCTCAGGGGCACCCATGACCTCAGGGCCACCCATGACCTCAGGGCAGGCCAGGGGCTCGACAGCTACATCTGTGGGGGGCATTCCTCTGTGTGGCTCTTCAGGGCTTATACCAAGAGGTGAAGCAGCCATGGTCAAAGCAGTGTAGTGCAAGCTTTCTTCCAGAGCTCTCGGAGGAGTCTCTGCCTTGTGTTGGTACACTGTCTTGGGAGGGTTTTCTAGGATCTCAGAGGTAGATGTCATGTTTTTATCCAAGGAATAAGAACTAATGTTTTCCTTCGATGCTTGACCAGGGCTGCCAGACAATTGTCCTGGAGATGTCACCCAGTTTTTAGGATTTTCTGGGCTCTGGAAAGAACCTGAGGAACTTGCGTGGGCCAGGAGGGCCAAGCCAGGCTTGCTGGAGCCATCATCTTCAAAGGCCGAGTTTATGTTTCCTGGAGGAGGGTCAGCATTGGCCACTGCTTGTTTCTGGAGGATTCCATAGGTAGTATTGGTATCCACTTCCTTGGTAAACTGTAGGCTTTTTAGAAACAGGTACAGTTAACACTAAGGAATCTGTGAGTTTTTCAATTAGATTTCACCCCAGGTGAAAACATTAGCTAAAGATAGAAAACAAGAATGTTTAATCAACCCTATCCTTTGGCTTAAATCTCACAGGTCAGTGCTGGCAGCAGAGGGGTCACATGGGCTCTGAGAGACAGAGCAGACATCTGATAAACCTGCAGTCCCAGTAAAGGTTTCTTCACTACCCTACTTTCTTCTTTAGCTTGGGGAACAGCAGCTACATGGCCAGAGCATATGAAGGTCAAAGTTTTCACTGAGAAGAGGGAAGGTGAGGTCAAGAATGCTGCCTTCAGACTGAGCCTGGCTTCTATGGGGATTCCCAGGGCACAGAGTTCACATTCCTAGGAGGTCTCTGTCCCAGCTGTGCCGCAAATCTAACATGCCTGGGTGGTAGGGAGCAAGGCCACAGTCCCGGCAGACAGGAAGCCCTATACGGACAGCTGGAGGGTAGCGGGTAGGGCTGGGGATTAGAACCACAATGTAGGTGGGCACACATGCTGTGTCTGGCTAAGTGTTACTTGACCTTCACATGGCTGGAAGAGGCCAGTATCACGAGGTCAAAGACGCCACTTCAGTGACTCTGACGGGGGCTCCGTGCTCATAGCAACTACTCTTCCAACTCCCTCCTGGCCAACTCGTGGGCAGCACTGTGACTTCAGCTACATCAGAAGACAGCACCCAGGCAGTCAAGCACCAAATCACGAGTTCCATGACAGAAACCACCTGGCAGCATGCAGTTCAGCAGAGCACCAGAAGATAAATGGAAAGATGGCAGCCACAGAGGATAAACTCACAGGTGGTACTCATGACTTATGCCTCTTAGAACTACTTTTTCTCCCCTCTCTGCCTTCTGCCTATGGTCAGCTCCAGAAGTACAGGGCAGAGGCAAACACCTTCCCGGCCTCAAAGCAGATGAGACTCACAGTAGTTGAGTAGCATCTGCTggctctcctttccttcctgagGTTGTTATAAAAGAATCACGTTTGCTTTAATCTCTGATCAAATTTCAAAAAGTACAAAAACGAAATTGTAAAGTATAAAGGACACATGGGAAATACAGCAGATTCAGGTTGGAGGTGCCTCTGTAGGACACAAATGACGTGTGGCAGAGAAATGTCACCTGTACTTGGTGATGTTTTAAGTCAGGTGAAGAGCACAGGAGTGACATTTTGTTCTGCATGCTTCTCTCTGCACATCTGAAATAAATCGTATACCCCCCATCCCccattttttgaggcagggtctcactatgctggGACTCACTTTGCAGcgcaggctgacctcaaactcacaattcttctgactcagcctcctgagtgcttggattacagttATGTTCCACTACACCCGGCTTgaaatgttttgtttaaaaaagctTTGAACAGTTAAATcagcaaaacaagaacaagatcATGTCAGTGGGTACCTTCCTGCTCTGGACAGACGTGACCCTGGTGCCAGCTTATGAAAAGCCAACTCCATGGTCCTTTCTAGGCACAGTCCTGGTATCCGCATGCCATCCTGCTGGCCTCCTGCCAGCCCCTCGACACTCCCTGCCCACGCCCCACCCCCAGTCCAATACCTAACATGCCTACAGTGGTTCTTCTCTTGGCTACTGTCAAGCATATTATCCAGATCCTTTCAGCCACACCTGTGCTGACTAGTCAATCTTATGACAGCTTGTGACTTTCACCTGCTCCCTTTAAATGATGACAGTGCGCAGAAGGGAGAGATGAGATGAGGACATTTTGTCAAGTTACAGGGGCAAAGATTAAATGCCAAGGGCCCAGCAAAGGAGTGAAGTatgaaactaaaacaattccAAGTGTGGAATGATTAACTCTCCACTAACAAATGGGCCAGGTACTGTACATACACacagcagagatcaagagaaaggCCTGAACACTCCTAAGTGCCCACACTTACTTCTCCTTTTGTGACTGGACGTAGTGATAGTTTTCTATTCCTACATCGTCATCCAGAGCAAAATGTGTCTCAAGTTTGCCGGTCATGCTAGGACTTAAGATCCTGTGCGTCTGTGGGTCCCGCAAAGGTGTCTGAAAAGTCACCTGTTGGAGGGTGAAGAGAGAGCACCTGTTCCACAATGAAAGTCCTCACAAGTATGCCACCATGCCATGCAGTAAGAGGTCCCTTTAGTACCCAATGGGCACAGAAATTACAGCCCACATTTACCTTTGCAGTTTTGGCCTGGTTCTTGGGCAGCACGTTGTCTTTTTGTGACAGACGAAGAACAGATGATCTTCCGCTAAGTTCTGGTGGTGAAAACAGGAAGTCAcggttttctgcatttttttcactGGTGACATTTTCGTCATTGAAGATCTGCAGACTCATTCTGGAAAAGCAGAACGTGTGTTTGTGTGAGGGCAATGATGCTGACAGACACAACCCATGGACAGTGCCTCACAGAGCTGTGGGTCTGTTTAAGCTCATGTGTTGTTAGCAACCTGGAACTCACACCTCATGCAGGTGTCCTCTGCCAGGGGCGCAGTGAGTCCTTGTCCTGCTTCAGGCTGCACTGCCACCTCCTGAGTCACGGGCTAAGAGTTCAGGCTGATACAGAAAGAGAACATGGTGCTTAGAAAGACTTCTACTGCTGCATTACGTGGCAGGGCAGAGTGAGTGACAGGAAAATCCTGGCTATGAGAAAACCAAAGAGTTAGAAGAAGCCCCCATGTTCACATGGGCCCTTGCATGTGGTATTATGCACGAAGAGAAGCAGAGGTCAAGTCCACAGAATGGAAAGGGGGATAGTGGCTCTGGACTGTATCCTTCCTACTGGGCTGGGCTGGAGATGCACCATAGTATCTGCAGGGTCAAAGCCCAGAGGAGGAGTAGGGAGAAGAGAAGTCACAAGGAGATGGGTGTCAAGGACTATCTAcatcagtcaggctcagaaggttcTGAAATGGCTCCATTCCTACTCCCTAGGGTCATACTGGTCCCTGAAGTACACAAATTTTATCACCATTACTATTTACAGCATTACCAATCCAGAGACTAGAGCAACTGACTTTTGCACAAGCAcagctgggttcaaaccccagcacagacaaaaaaaaaaaaaaaaaaaaaaaaaaaagcccattgtGGTGCTATGAGCGATGGCTTGGAAAGGGACAAAACAGAGACTCCTTTAGCCAAGGGAGAAAACAGAAGTCAAGGGTAATGCTTAGAAGGCACTGGATGGCTGTGGGATGCATAGCCATAGACCTTTTTGGCAGGAAGTTGGATTAAGAGTGAGCCCAACCTTTTTAGGTAGGCCTTTTGCCTACCTAAACATTGGAGGAGGCTCTTCAGCAGAAAGTCAACATGGCAGGCTCGTGAGGTTTTTTTGGGGtaatactgaggtttaaactcacaGCTTTGCGAGAGctaaggcaggtgctccaccactgtgccgtgcctccagctctttgttctggttacttttgagacagagtcttactttttgcctgggcggACGTAGACCACGATCCTGTTTTATGTTTCTTGTTGTGGGGACAGGCACGTATCACCAAGaccagctattggctgagattcggcgtgggggggggagggagtggGATTACAGGAGCACGACTCAGGCTTGTTTTGATGCCCTCACTCTTGGCAGGGAGGGAGTGAGGTTGCTTTTAAAACCACCCTGACAAGAATCAGCACGGGAGGGGTCAGGGTCCAGGTGTCTGAGGGAGGTGGTAAACGAGTTGCGGAAAGCAGCAGCAGGACGAGAGCTGGAGGAGGACAAAGCCTCTTGAGGACTGCGGGAGCTGACAGGCTGGGGATCAGAGGTCCTGCCTAAGGCATCCCACCTGGGAGCGGCAGGTGTTGGAGGTCAAGCGCCCAGGACTGCACTGTGCACCGAAGTCACAGTCCACAGTGGTATCCGAGGCAAGGATACCCTGACCCACGCGTTTGCCGGAGAAGAAACGGTCGGGCAGGACTGCCCTGGTCTGGAAGCAGGGAAAGAAAGCGGCTCGAGAGAAGCCTTTCAGGAGGACTGAGCCGACACAGGCCCGGGCAGGAAGACGTCCCGGGACGGGGGCAGGGGTAAGGGGGCCAGCGGGGCGGTAAGTCCTGCCGCTCCGCCGAGAGGCAGGCGGAGAACACAGCGGTGCAGAAGAGCACGCGGGATGGAGGGCGTCCGGGCTCATAGACGGGCCCCACGCACGACGCGGACGCTGCGCAGAGCGGGAGGGACAGCCCGGCACCGGCGCGGCGATCGGGAAGCCCAGGGGGGCCCGTGGTGGAATACGGGGCGCGCGGCGCTCACGGCCCAACCCCGGCCCCTCCCCCGCCCTGCCGGGAACTGGCGGACGCCGCTTACCTGCGCGCTGCTGCCGGGCCTCGGGCCCGCGCCGCCGCCCACCGCGAGGAAGGAGTGCCGCGCCTGCTCCGCGCCAGGCAGCCGAGCCCGAGAGGCAGGACCGACTGAACCAGAGTGGCCGTCGCTCTCCGCAACAACCGCCCGCCGCGCCCGCAGATTCAAATACCGACGGTTAGCGTCGCGTGGCCAATCAGCGCAAGGccaggggcgggggggggggcgcaCGTCGCCGGTGGCCAATGGGAGGCCGCGCTGGTTCGCGTCTCTCACGTGCCGGCAGTTCAGCTTCCGGGATCCGCGGCACGCCTGCACCGCACGGCGCTGAGGAAACAGGTGGCTCCGGCTACTTGTGGGTGGGCAGGGACCGCGGGGCGCCATCGCCTCGAGAACATGAGGCTCTGCCGCCGACGCGAGTCCCTGTGCGTCCTTGTACGGCGGCTCACAGCTTTTTGCTGGGCGCCGGGCCTCGAGTCTTCCCAGAGTGCCCCGCGGGTGTCCAGACCTGACATCTATCTCCCAGAGTGCCCGGCTGGTGGCCGGGCAGGCAGGACTCCATCTCCCAGGGTGCCCCGCGCGCAGCCTGACGTGGAACTCCGTCTCCCAGAGTGCTCCGCGCGCAGTCTGATTTGGGGACTCCATCTCCCAGAGTTTCTCAGGCGCAGCTTGACTGCGGAATCCGTCTCCCAGAGTGCCCCGCGGGTGGCCTGCCGGCAGCAGCCACAACCTACCAACCGCCCGGTCTTTGACGCTCGGGTCTCCTCTTTGGACAGGGGGCGGCAGCGCGATGGACAGCCCCGAGATGACCTTCACGCTGGCCTACCTGGTCTTCGCCGTGTGCTTTGTGTTCACTCCTAACGAATTCCACTCGGCCGGGTTAACGGTGCAGAACCTGCTGTCGGGCTGGCTGGGCAGCGAGGACGCCGCCTTCGTGCCCTATCACCTGCGCCGCACGGCCGCCACGCTGCTGTGCCACTCGCTGCTGCCGCTGGGTGAGCCTCCGGCGCGTTAAGCCGGCGCAGTGGCTTCCCGCGGGGCCGCCGGGCCGGGGTGCGGGAACCTGCGGCGCGGGGTCGGCCGGGTGTAGGATGGCGCCGCCTGTGAGCGCCCTGTTGGGGAGCCGCTGCCCGGAAAGGGGCTTCTGTGGACTGATGCTaacagaaggggagggagagcGGACTGCTGGAGAAGACCTGGGAAGGCAGACGGGGTGGGACCCTCGAGGtccccaggccaggccaggcctctCCGGCGCTGTCCAGAGCAGCGTCCCGTTGCGGGTGGGGCTGTGGGAGGACACAGCAGCCTGGGATCAGAGAGCCGGAGGCAGGTGTAGGGTGGAGTAGCCCAGGCCTGCCATGAGGGAAGGTGGAACGCAGGGACCCCACAGGAGAGATGGAGATGGGGTTGGCATGGCCAGCTGGTGGTTTGGCCTGAGGACTCAGTGCCCTGTGAGGCAATGAGGAAAGTGGAACTCAAGGCACTTCCGGAACAGGCTGCTCCCCTGAGAGATGTGGAGTGAGTTTCTGGCGCTCCTCTAGCTGCGCTCTTCCCACAGGCACTTCCATTGCACCGATGGGGAACCCAAATCATGGGGACCACACCATGTCTCCCTGTCTTCTGTTTCTAACTTGAGAAGCTTCCAAGTTTTAATTACTGCTATGTAACAAGTTATCTTAAAAAACATTTACTGCCGATTTTTG
This window of the Castor canadensis chromosome 9, mCasCan1.hap1v2, whole genome shotgun sequence genome carries:
- the Tacc3 gene encoding transforming acidic coiled-coil-containing protein 3 isoform X2 produces the protein MSLQIFNDENVTSEKNAENRDFLFSPPELSGRSSVLRLSQKDNVLPKNQAKTAKVTFQTPLRDPQTHRILSPSMTGKLETHFALDDDVGIENYHYVQSQKENLQFTKEVDTNTTYGILQKQAVANADPPPGNINSAFEDDGSSKPGLALLAHASSSGSFQSPENPKNWVTSPGQLSGSPGQASKENISSYSLDKNMTSTSEILENPPKTVYQHKAETPPRALEESLHYTALTMAASPLGISPEEPHRGMPPTDVAVEPLACPEVMGGPEVMGAPEPTASAQPPSQVCLSGSENSTPASPLQAGGIVNPSPQEEEASDQMAVSSRCDFIRLEFDFSNDTTSKRVHPPRRLAKRAGAHPPLRRSEARQEQVPKEEEDRDGTRREDKYLQPASQGSYHLDWDKLDDPNSTPFGGDSKSDDKEAQPPESPKIGFAHPASEQLSAGPVATENFPPNQQLCLAPADDTPVMQMAAKTPGAEDKEGTLNFSGISSTTSCPDSVLTAPPADLVPVPAQQGPEPALDLKEESFRDPAEVLGTCAEVDYLEQFGTSSFKESAWRKQSLYLKFDPLLKESPLRPVPMVPETNRSPQDAEKEKPASGNPLEAKLVEFDFLGALDVPVSGLPPCILEPGGLLPAGPIVDVLQYSQRDLDAAVNAVQQENLELKSKCEELHTKYLEMGKIVDGFEGVVYQSMEEAQKQKDLAQAKIQKVLKERDQLTVDLNSMEKSFSDLFKRFEKQKEVIEGYRKNEDSLKKCVEEYIVRIEKEGQRYQALKAHAEEKLKLANDEIAQVRSKAHAETLAFQASLRKAQMQIQSLEKTVEQKTKENDELSRICDDLISKMEKI
- the Tacc3 gene encoding transforming acidic coiled-coil-containing protein 3 isoform X1, yielding MRMSLQIFNDENVTSEKNAENRDFLFSPPELSGRSSVLRLSQKDNVLPKNQAKTAKVTFQTPLRDPQTHRILSPSMTGKLETHFALDDDVGIENYHYVQSQKENLQFTKEVDTNTTYGILQKQAVANADPPPGNINSAFEDDGSSKPGLALLAHASSSGSFQSPENPKNWVTSPGQLSGSPGQASKENISSYSLDKNMTSTSEILENPPKTVYQHKAETPPRALEESLHYTALTMAASPLGISPEEPHRGMPPTDVAVEPLACPEVMGGPEVMGAPEPTASAQPPSQVCLSGSENSTPASPLQAGGIVNPSPQEEEASDQMAVSSRCDFIRLEFDFSNDTTSKRVHPPRRLAKRAGAHPPLRRSEARQEQVPKEEEDRDGTRREDKYLQPASQGSYHLDWDKLDDPNSTPFGGDSKSDDKEAQPPESPKIGFAHPASEQLSAGPVATENFPPNQQLCLAPADDTPVMQMAAKTPGAEDKEGTLNFSGISSTTSCPDSVLTAPPADLVPVPAQQGPEPALDLKEESFRDPAEVLGTCAEVDYLEQFGTSSFKESAWRKQSLYLKFDPLLKESPLRPVPMVPETNRSPQDAEKEKPASGNPLEAKLVEFDFLGALDVPVSGLPPCILEPGGLLPAGPIVDVLQYSQRDLDAAVNAVQQENLELKSKCEELHTKYLEMGKIVDGFEGVVYQSMEEAQKQKDLAQAKIQKVLKERDQLTVDLNSMEKSFSDLFKRFEKQKEVIEGYRKNEDSLKKCVEEYIVRIEKEGQRYQALKAHAEEKLKLANDEIAQVRSKAHAETLAFQASLRKAQMQIQSLEKTVEQKTKENDELSRICDDLISKMEKI
- the Tacc3 gene encoding transforming acidic coiled-coil-containing protein 3 isoform X3, with product MTKMSPVKKMQKTVTSCFHHQNLAEDHLFFVCHKKTTCCPRTRPKLQSLQFTKEVDTNTTYGILQKQAVANADPPPGNINSAFEDDGSSKPGLALLAHASSSGSFQSPENPKNWVTSPGQLSGSPGQASKENISSYSLDKNMTSTSEILENPPKTVYQHKAETPPRALEESLHYTALTMAASPLGISPEEPHRGMPPTDVAVEPLACPEVMGGPEVMGAPEPTASAQPPSQVCLSGSENSTPASPLQAGGIVNPSPQEEEASDQMAVSSRCDFIRLEFDFSNDTTSKRVHPPRRLAKRAGAHPPLRRSEARQEQVPKEEEDRDGTRREDKYLQPASQGSYHLDWDKLDDPNSTPFGGDSKSDDKEAQPPESPKIGFAHPASEQLSAGPVATENFPPNQQLCLAPADDTPVMQMAAKTPGAEDKEGTLNFSGISSTTSCPDSVLTAPPADLVPVPAQQGPEPALDLKEESFRDPAEVLGTCAEVDYLEQFGTSSFKESAWRKQSLYLKFDPLLKESPLRPVPMVPETNRSPQDAEKEKPASGNPLEAKLVEFDFLGALDVPVSGLPPCILEPGGLLPAGPIVDVLQYSQRDLDAAVNAVQQENLELKSKCEELHTKYLEMGKIVDGFEGVVYQSMEEAQKQKDLAQAKIQKVLKERDQLTVDLNSMEKSFSDLFKRFEKQKEVIEGYRKNEDSLKKCVEEYIVRIEKEGQRYQALKAHAEEKLKLANDEIAQVRSKAHAETLAFQASLRKAQMQIQSLEKTVEQKTKENDELSRICDDLISKMEKI